GTTTAAGGAGGAACTGGATGGATGAAATTTTGATTATGCTTGAAAACAAAATTGAGGAACTTATTTTAAAACTTAAAGAATTTAAAGATTATAAGGAGAAAGTTCAGCATCTTGAAAGGGAAAATGCTGAATTAAAGGAAAAATTGAATAATGTTCTTGCAAGGATTGAGAGTCTCGTTAATAAGATAAAAGAGGTAGAGGGTTAGATTGGAAAGAATAAGGGAAGTTGTGATAAGAGGAAAAAAATATGAAGTAAGAACTGATTTATCTGATGAGGATTTAAAAAATGTTGTGAATATAGTCAACGATATCCTACTTGAAAGTGAAAAAAGCACTGTGACACCTGATTTTGAAGTTATAAGTATCTTAGCTCTTCTTTCCCTTGCTGAAAAAGTATATTTTTGCGAAAAAAAATTTGATTTAGCCCAAAAAAAAGTTTATAGTTTAATCAGGAGGATAGAGAATATATAAAATGAAGGAGATGAAAAATGCTTTTTATGGAAAAAGAAAAAAAGGATTTTGTTCCTTTAGCCTGGCGGGTTTCACCAAAAACCTTAGAGGAGTTTGTAGGACAAGAGCATATAATTGGGGAAAATGCCCCTTTAAGAAAATTACTTGAAAAGGGTAAGTTATTTTCTTCCATATTTTACGGTCCGCCAGGAGTAGGAAAAACAAGTCTTGCAAAATTAATTGCAAGATATATAGATGTTCCTTTTTATCACTTAAATGCTTCAACTTGTGGTGTTAAGGAGGTAAAAAAAGTATTAGAGGAAGCAGAGAGGTATTTAAAAACAAATGGTAAGGCACCTCTTTTATTTATAGATGAAATTCACAGGTTTAATCGCTTGCAACAGGAAATTCTCCTTTCATCAGTAGAAGAAGGGAAAATTATTTTTATCGGTGCTCTTGTTTTAAATCCTTTTTTTGTTCTTGATAAGGCTCTTATTTCAAGGACTTATGTTTTTGAATTTAAACCCCTTTCTGAAGAAGATTTAGTTAAGATTTTAAAAAGAGCTTTAAAGGAATATCCTGAGATTGAGGTAAAGGAAGAACTTCTTTTAAGATTAGCATCTTTTTCCGAAGGTGATGCAAGGAGAGCCCTTAATTTACTTGAAATACTCATTGAGACAAAGAATGGTAAGGGTGAAATTAAAATGGAAGACCTTGAAAATTTCAATTTTTATTTCAGGTATGATAAAAAGCAAGACGAACATTATGATTTTATTTCAGCCTATATTAAATCAATGAGAGGTTCTGATGCAGATGCAGCTCTTTATTACCTTTTTAGAATGCTTGAAGCAGGTGAGGATCCAAGATTTATTTTTAGGAGAATGCTTATTTTTGCCTGTGAGGATGTGGGGTTATCTGATCCTTATGCAATAGTTTTAATAACTTTACTTGCAAATGCTTTTGAAATGGTTGGATTGCCTGAGGGCGAGTTTTTTTTAAGTATGGGAACAATTTACCTTTCCCTTGCGTCAAAATCAAATAGTGTATTAATTTCTATGTCAAATGCAAAAAAATATGTAAGTGAGAAAAAAATAAGTGAGGTCCCTTTACATTTAAGGGACTCCCACTATCCTTCAGCAAAAAAACTTGGAAGGGGGATAGGTTATCTATACCCCCACTCAGACCCTGAAGCTATTTATCAAAAATATATGAAAGAATTTTTCCCTATTGTTTTTTTAAAGGGAATCGGTAAGGAAAAAGACTTACTTTTAAAACTCAAGGAAATAAGATATAAAAGATATAAATATAAAGAAGGAGGTGAAAAATGATACTCTTAATTATCTCTATTTTTTCTCTGCTTTCAGGAATTATAACGGGTTATATTGTTTCAAAATATATTATAGAGAATTCTTTAAAGAAGAAGAAAGAAGACTCTAAATCTATTATAGAGGAAGCAAAAAGAATGAGAGAAGAAATTATAGCAAAAGCAAAATCTGAGGCTGAAGAGATTGCAAGGAAGGAGAGGGAAAAGGTTGATTTACAGTATGCAAAGGCAAGAAGGGAATTAGAAAAATTCAAAAAGGAGCTTCAGGATAAGGAGTACCAAATAGAAAGAAAAGCAGAACTTATTTTAAGAAAGGAAGAGGAACTTAAGGTAAAAGAAAAGGAAATTTCTGAAAAGGAAAGAATTTTAAGATCAAAGATGGAAAGGTTAGAACAGACATTAACTGAGGAAATGAAGAAACTGGAAGAAATCTCTGGAATGACCCGTGAGCAGGCAAAAAGAGAACTTCTTAAAATCATTGAAGCAGAAGCAAGACTTGAAGGTGCTCAGCTTATCCACAGGATAAGAGAGGAGGCAAAACAGAATGCTCAAAGGGAGGCAACAAAAATTATAATTACAGCTATGCAGAGACTTGCTTCACAGGTCTCCTCAGAATCTTCTGTTACAGTTATACCCCTTGCCTCTGATGAAATAAAAGGTAGAATTATAGGAAGGGAAGGTAGAAATATTAGAACCTTTGAATCTCTGACAGGTGTGGAAGTGATTGTTGATGATACACCGGGTGCTGTTATTTTATCTTCCTTTGACCCTGAAAGAAGGGAAATTGCGAGAATCTCAATGGAAAGGCTTATTGCAGACGGAAGAATTCACCCTGCAAGAATTGAAGAAGTTGTTAAAAGAACTGAGGAAGAATTTCATGAATATATTAGAATAATAGGTGAGGAAACTATTCTTGAACTTGGTTTAAGAGGGATGCATCCAGAACTATTGAGGTATGTTGGAAAGTTGAAATTTAGGTCCTCCTTTGGTCAGAATCTTCTACTTCATTCAAAAGAAGTTGCACAACTTGCAGGTATGATAGCAGGTGAGCTTGATTTAGATGTAGAGATTGCAAAAAGAGCTGCTCTTTTACATGATATTGGAAAAGTTGCTGATCCTTCATACGAGGGTCCTCATGCTCTTATAGGTGCACAGATAGCAAAGAGATATGGTGAAAGTGATCTTGTAGCAAATGCAATAGCTTCCCATCATGAGGATGTTGAACCTGAATCCCCTTATGGTCCTCTTATAGCAGCAGCTGATGCTATTTCAGGTTCAAGACCAGGAGCAAGAAGGGAAACTGTTGAGGCATATATAAAAAGAATAGAAAAGCTTGAGGAAATTGCCACTTCTTTTGATGGAGTTGAAAAAGCTTATGCACTCCAGGCTGGTAGAGAATTGAGAATTATTGTTCAGGCTGAAAGAGTTTCTGATGCAGAGGCTTTTGAACTTTCAAGAACCATTGCAAAGAAAATAGAGGAAGAAGTGAAGTTTCCTGGTCAGATTAAAGTAACTGTTATAAGGGAGGTAAGAGCTGTAAGTTTTGCGAGGTAATATTTGAAAAAGAGAAAATCAATAGAGGTTAAAATCGGGAATATAATAATAGGTGGGGGAAGACTTCCTGTTATACAATCTATGACAGATACACAAACCTCTGATATAGAAAGCACAGTTAAAGAGGTGATTGAACTTATTGAGGCTGGCAGTGAAATGGTAAGAATAACTGTAAATACAGAGGAAGCTGCTAAGTCTATACCTGAGATAATAAGTATATTGAGGGATAAGGGGTATAGTAATCCGATCATTGGTGATTTTCATTTTAATGGTCATATACTCCTAAGAAAATATAAAAAAGTTAGTGAGATGCTTGATAAATACAGAATAAATCCAGGAACAACAGGAAAAGAGGAAAACTTTGTGGAGATGATAAAAATAGCAATTGATAATGATAAACCTGTGAGAATTGGTGTAAACTGGGGTTCAATTGATAAATTCCTTCTTACAAAAAATATGGAATTAAATTCAAAAAGAAAAAAACCCTATGATTTTAAAAGAGTTTTACTTGATACTGCAGTAGAATCGGTAGTTTTATCAGCTGAAAAAGCTTTAGAAATTGGTTTGAAGGAAAATAAAATTGTTTTATCCTGCAAGGTTTCTGAGGTTAACGAACTTATTTATGTTTATGAGGAGCTTGCAAAAAAGGTAAAATTTGCTCTTCATCTCGGATTAACAGAAGCTGGTTCGGGATTAAAAGGTATTATTTCTTCCTCCATAGGTATAGGTAGCCTGCTTTTAAAGGGTATAGGTGATACAATAAGGGTTTCTTTAACACCTAAATTAAATGAGAAGAGAACAAAAGAAGTAGAAGTGGCAAAGGAGATTTTACAATCTCTTGGTTTAAGAAGATTTAAGGCAGAAATTACTTCCTGTCCAGGTTGTGGAAGAACAAAGTCCTCTTATTTTAGAGAAATTGCTGAAAAAGTAAGTCTCTATCTCGAGGAAAAATCAAAGGTAGATGATAGGTATAAAAATTTAAAAGTTGCCGTAATGGGTTGTGTTGTAAATGGTCCAGGTGAATCAAAATTTGCTGATATTGGTCTTTCTCTTCCAGGTATCGGTGAAAAAAAAGCTGCAATTTATGTTAAAGGAAAGTTTAAAAAAAGTATTGAAATTGAAAAAGCAGAAGAGGAACTTATAAGTGAAATTGAAAACTTTATAAAAAATAACTAAAAAGGAGGTGATATGTTTAAAAGTTTATATAAAAAACTTTTATTTTTTTTAATCACTTTTAATTTTCTTTTTTCTCAAATAGGCCCAACTTTTGGTATAAGAGAAAATCCACCTATGGTATATGCACTTATAAATGCTAAAATAATAGTAAAGTCAGGTTTAGTAATTGAAAATGGTAAAATTGTGATAAGGAAGGGGATTATTGAAAGTGTAGGGAAGGATATTGAGATACCACCTGATGCCTATGTTATTGACCTTAAAGGAAAATGGGTTTATCCAGGATTTATAGAACCCTATTTTATTTATAAGGGTGAAAAGAAAATTGAAACTACTTCAGGTTCTACTTACTCATTTTTCTCAGGTTCAAAGGAAAAAAAGCAAATTAAAAAGGGTGTTTATTACTGGAATGATAATGTAAATCCACAGGTAGATATAGCAGATATATATTTTCCTGATGAAAAGATTATAAAGGATTATCTTTCAAATGGTTTTACAGCAGCACTTATTGTTCCTGAAAAGGGTATTTTTAAAGGTAAAAGCAGTCTATTTTCCCTTTTAAATGAAAAACCTAGTTTAACCCTTTTAAAGAAAGATGTTTTCGAACATATAAGTTTTGAAGTAAGAGAAGATGAAGATTATCCGAATTCTCTGATGGGTGCTATTGCTTTAATAAGACAGGTTTTTTATGATGTTATATGGCATAAAAAGGTATGGGAGAATTACGAGAAAAATAAAAGTAAGAAAAAGCCGGAGTTTATAAAGAATTTAAAAGACCTTGAAGATTTCCTTTATGGTAAAAAGAAAGTAATTTTTGAAACCAAGGATGACCTTTATCTTTACAGGGCAAAAAAAATAGCAAGTGAATTTAATCTTGATTATGCTGTCCTTGGTTCAGGTTATGAATACAGGCAAATTGAACTTTTAAAGGAGTTTAAAAATCCTATAATAATACCTTTAAATTTTGAAGAGGATTTAAAATTTGAAACACCTGAGGAGGCTTTAAATGTTCCTTTAAGTAAACTTTTACATTATAAATATTCACCCTATAACCCTTTTTTACTTTATAAAAATAAAATTGAATTTGCTTTAACAACCTATGGTTTAAAAAGCCCCTCTGAATTCTGGGATAATTTAAAAAAGATAATAGAAAGGGGTTTTCCTGAAGAATATGCTTTAAAAGCATTAACTGAAATACCAGCGAAACTGCTTGGAATATATGATAAAATGGGTTCAATTGAAAAGGGTAAACTTGCCCATCTTTTAATAACTGATGAAGATATTTTTAAAGAGGGAAAAATTTATGAAGTTTTTGTTGATGGAAAAAGAATTATAATTAGAGAAGAATTACCTGAGTTAGAAGGTAAATGGGAAATTGTTTTGAATATAGAAAAAAATGAAATAAAGGGAGAAATTGAATTGAAAGGAAGAGAGGATAAATACTCCGGGACATTTATTTATGGTGATAAAAAAATAAATATTGATAAGATTAAACTGGATTTTGCCCACATTAACCTTGTTCTTAATGGCAAAGAGATTGGCTTTGAAGGACTTTTAAATTTAAGCGGGAAAATTGAAAATGGAAAAATTATTGGAAAAGGAATTTTACCTGAAGGAAGAATTTTTGATTTCCAGATGAATTTTAAGGAAAAGATAAAAAAAGAAGAGAAAAAAGAAACTCTTCCAAAATTTGAGGATGTTAAGTTTTTCTTTCCTATGACTGCTTATGGTTATGAAAAACTACCTGAAACCCCTCAATATATACTTGTAAAGGATGCTACCTTATGGACTGCAAGTGAGATGGGTATTCTTGAAGGTTATGATATGTTAGTTGAAAATGGAAAAATTAAAAAGATTTCAAAAGATATTGAGCCTCCAAAAAATGCTATTATCATAGATGGAAAGGGAAAACATGTAACACCTGGAATTATTGACCCACATTCTCACATAGCAGTAACAGGCGATGTAAATGAGTCAGGTGATGCAATTACCTCTGAGGTGAGAATTGAAGATGTTTTGAATCCTTATGATATTGAGATTTATAGGGTTTTATCAGGAGGGGTTACAATGACAGCAATTCTTCATGGTTCAGCAAATCCAATAGGCGGTCAGTGTGCTGTTATTAAATTAAAGTGGGGCTCTAAAAATCCTGAGGAACTTTTATATAAAAATGCGCCCCCTATACTCAAATTTGCTCTTGGAGAAAATCCAAAACAATCATGGAGTAATCAGAGCAAGAGATATCCGAAAACAAGAATGGGAGTAAGGGAAATAATAAGGGATAATTTTTTAGCTGCCCTTGATTATGAGAAAAAATTAAAGAATAAGAAAGAAATTATAAGGAGAGATCTTGAAAAGGAATCGATACTTGAAGTTTTAAAGAATAAAAGATTTGCCTGGGTTCATTCTTATAGGCAGGATGAAATTTTAATGTTTATAAATCTTGCAAAAGAATTTGGGATAAAAAATGTTAGTTTTCAGCATGCTCTTGAGGCTTACAAGGTGGCAGAGAAAATTAAGGAAGCTGGTTTTTCTGCTACAACCTTTTCAGACTGGTGGGCATATAAATTTGAAGTTTACGATGCTATTCCTTATGGTGCTTATCTTATGTATAAAACAGGTGTTTTGACCTCCCTTCATTCTGATTTCTCAGAAGTGGCGAAGAGGTTAAATGCTGAAGCAGCAAAAATAGTTAAATATGGGGGTTTAAAAAAAGAGGAAGCTATAAAACTTATTACAATTAATCCGGCTAAACAGTTAGGAGTAGATAAATATGTTGGTTCTCTTGAAGAAGGAAAAGAAGCAGATTTTGTTATATGGGATAATGATCCACTTTCACCTTTCAGTAAGGTTCTTGAAGTTTATATTGAGGGTAGAAAATTTTTTGATAGAGAAATGGATTTAAAATTAAGGGAAAGGGATGAAAAATTAAAGAGGGAACTTGTTAATTACTATCTCAATAATAAATATAAAACAAAATCCAAGCCTTCTTTTGAAAAATTTAAAATGGGAGGATAAAAATGAAAAAAAAATTTATTATTTCTCTTTTAGTTTCTTTACTTTATTCAAATATTCAAATTCCTGGTGAACCTCAAAAAGGATATCTTGCACTTGTTAATGGATTTATTCATACAGTTACAAATGGAGATATTGAAAATGGTCAGATTTTAATTAGGGATGGTAAAATTATTGATCTCGGTAAAGAAATAAAAATTCCAGAAAATTCAGTTATTATTGATTTAAAAGGTAATCATGTTTATCCAGGTTTTATAGATGCAAATTCAATTATAGGGCTTATCGAGATTTCTTCTATTGAGGCAACCCTTGACTATGCTGAGGTTCTTGATTTTAATCCAAATGTAAGGGCAGAAGTTGCAATAAATCCTGACAGTGAACTTTTACCTGTAACAAGGGCAAATGGAATTTTAATAAGTAATGTTGTTCCTCAGGGGGGTATAATAACTGGTAGTTCATCAGTTATAATGCTTGATGGTTGGACAAATGAGGATATGGTTTTAAAAAGTATATCAGGAATTCATCTCAAATGGCCTTCAAAAAAGGAGTTCTCATACAGGTTTTATATGAGACCAAAATCAGAGGAAGAACTTTTAAAGGAATATGAAGAAAAGGTTAAAAAGATCAAGGAATTTTTTGAGGATGCCTATTCTTATTTAAAGGCTAAGTATTCTGATAAAAAATTAAGTGAAGTTTATGATACAGATGAGAGGTTTGAGGCAATGGTTCCTCTTTTAAAGGGTGAGATTCCCCTTTTTATTCATGCTGATGAGTATTACGAGGTAAGGGATGCTCTGGATTTCTTCGGTAATTTTAAAAATTTGAAATTAATTTTAGTTGGGGGTTATGATTCGTGGAGGTTAGCTTATGAATTGAAGAGTAAGAATATTCCTGTAATAATAACAGGGATACATACGAATCCAGTGAGGGAGGATGAGCCTTATGATGAACCTTTTACCTTGCCTTATAAACTTTATAAAGAAGGTGTTAAGTTCTGTATAGCTGGTTCAGGGAGTGCTTTTTCTGCAAGTAATGCGAGAAATCTTCCCTATAAGGTGAGCACTGCCTGTGCTTTTGGTTTACCTTTAGAAGAGGGTATAAAGTCAATAACAATTTATGCTGCTGAAATTCTTGGTATATCAGATAGGGTTGGTTCAATTGAAAAAGGTAAGGATGCAACTTTAATAGTTACAGATGGTAATCCTCTTGATATAAAGACAAATGTTTTAATGGCATTTATTCAGGGTAAAAAGGTAGATCTTGAAAGTAAGCATACTTTGCTTTTTAAGAAGTATTTAAAGAAATATAAAATTTCAGGTTTTATTTCAGATACTCCTTAGTCTTTAAAGGTTTTATTAAATCTTAATAAATTTTTTGTAAAAAATTTGTAAATTTGATAGATTATAATTATAAAAAAGGAGGTAAAAAATGAAAAAATTAATAACTATAATTGTATGTATCTGGTCTCTAAAATCTCAGACAATAATAAATGAGTCAAACTGGCCATATGGATTGAATCAGATAGGAAATCAGTGGCAATGGTATGCTAATTCTTCACCAGTATCTGTTAAGATGGATTCTCTAATTAATCAGACTAATGTATGGCACTTTGAAACAGGTCCAACTGCTCAAGTTTGGACAAGTACTTTACTTGATTTAACAAATGTTCCAGGAAATCCACCTCCGGGTTCTCAATTTGCTGAAAAACAACAGATAACAGGTCAGCCTTTAACTTATATGTATGAATCAGAAAATTCAAATGGTATGTATGTTTATGGGTTTTACAATCAATCTTATGGTCAGATAAATTATTCTCCATACTGGATACCTTATAAATTTCCAATGCAACTTGGTTCTAACTGGATAACTCAATTTGATTGGGAATTTTATGGGGATGTTGTTCATGAAGAGTATAAGGACACAGTAGTTAAGGAAGGAACCCTTTATTTACCTGATCCCTTGGGAGGTCCTTATCCATGTCTTGTAATAAGACAGAGATACCATGCCTATGATGATTACGGAATAATAAATGAGTATAGGTATATCTATGAATGGGTTGTTCCGAACCTTGGTTCAGCGGCTACCATTATGAGTCAATCGCCTGAAATGAATCCTTATTTTACAACAGCTGAGAAATATATAAGACTTAAAAGTGCAACATTAAATGAAGTAAATCCACCCATTTTTTCCCAGACAGAACTTTTTTCTTCTTCCTGTTATGGTCCTTTCATAGTAAAAAGTAAAATTACAGATCCTTCAGGAATTTATACTGATTCACTTTATTATAAATTTTCTAATACAGGGTGGTTTAGAGTTTATCATGATAGTGTTAAAAACAATATTTATTATTTTACGATACCACAGGTCAATCCACCAGTGACTTGTAATTACTATATTGTAGCATATGACAATTCAACTAATCATAATAGGGGAACAGATCCACAGGGAGCTCCTTTAAATACTTATTCTTTCTTTTTTATTGACCCCCAGCAGGATAATTTTCCACCTAAATTTTACAACACAACAGTATGGCATGATACATCCTATGCAGGTCCCTATCCAGTAAAATCTACAATTATAGATTCTGGAGGATGTATAGATTTTGCTTTATTATATTATAGAATTGGAGGAAGTGGTCCTTATAATGCTAAATTTCCTGACTCAGTAAAAGAGAACACTTATTATTTTAAAATACCTCAGGTTATTCCTCCAACAGTGATAGAATATTATTTAATGGCTCAAGATTATTCTTATAATGGAAATGTTGGATATGATCCACAGAATGCTCCTAATTCAGTTTATATGTTTAATGTTATTGATAATATGCCCCCTTCTTTTACAGGCACAACAGTATGGAATGATACTACTTTTAATGGTCCTTTCCCTGTAAGATCAATTATAAAAGATCCTGCTGGTATACAATGGGCAAGAATATACTTTAAAATTTTTACGAATCCATGGGATTCACTTCCCTATGATTCTGTTAAGGGTGATACTTTTCATTTTCATATTCCACCTATTACTCAAACATCTATAATAAGATATTATTTAAAAGCAAAAGATAATAATCAGAATGTAGGAAGAGATCCTTCTAATCCAAATCAGTATTATCAATTTATTGCAAACTATGTTAATGTGGATGAAAATTTAGTTAATAGAGGTGAACTTGTATTTAATGAAGATATAAAAAATAAAAAACTTTATCTTTTTGTTCCAAAAGAAGATTTTATATCTTTAAAAATCTATAAATCTGATGGAAGTTTAATAAAGAAAATTTTAGAGGGTAAAGTAAATAGAGGTGTTTATGAATTTTCCTTTAAGGAATTAAAAAGGGGAATATACTTTATTGTGCTGGATTCAGAAAAAAATAAAAAAATAAGAAAAATGTTATGTGTAAGGTAACACTTTTTTTATTTACACTTTTAGGAATTATAAAAATAGAAGAGGTTAAGAAAAATTCCTCTTTATATGTGGAAAATCAGATTCTGATTAAATTAAAAAAGGGTGTGAAGGAAGATGAATTTTTTTCTAAAAATGGTTTAAAGATATTAAGAAAAAGCCAGTATGGGAATTTTTATACAGTTTTCACAGAAGAAAATATAGAAAAGATGATCGATAAGTTAAAAACTGAAAGTGAAGTTATGTATGTTCAGCCAAATGTTAAGTGGTATATAACTCTTCATAATATAAAATGGATACCGAATGATCCCTATCTTTCTTATCAATGGCATTTTTCAAAAATAAAACTTTTTCAAGCCTGGGATATTGAACAGGGAGGAAAAAGCGAAATTAAAGTGGGTGTTCTTGATACAGGATGTGCTTTTGAAGACTTTCCTGTTCCGAATTACGAGAGAGATGAAGTTAATTCTGATTGGTATAAAAAAGCACCTGATTTTGATAGGGCAAATTTTATAAACGGTTTCGATTTTGTCCATAATGATTTTCATCCTAATGATGATCACGGTCATGGAACATTTGTTTCAGCAACAATAATTGAAAGCACAAATAATGGAAAAGGTGTTGCAGGAATAGCATTCAACATAACCCTTATGCCAATAAAGGTTATAAATTCTTATGGATGGGGTTCAACTGATTGGGTAACAGATGGACTTTACTATGCAGTAGAGCACGGTTGTGATATTATAAATATGAGTATTGCATCTGCAGTTGATCCAGGTCCTATATTCTATGAGGCAATTCAATACGCATATTCAAAAGGGGTAATAATGGTTGCAGGAGCAGGAAATAGCGCCTATCGTGAACCCTATTTCCCTGCTGCATATAGAGAAGTAATAGGTGTTGGAGCAACAAATTCAGCTGATTCCTTAACTTTTTATTCCAATTATGGTGATACAATAGATGTTGTTGCGCCTGGTGGGGATTTAATAGATAGAGATGGAAACGGTTTTCCTGACCTTGTTGTTCAACAGACAATTGGAATGAGGGAAATAGGTTTTCCAAAACCAAAACCTGATACCTTTTTTTATGTAGGAATGGCTGGAACTTCAATGGCTACTCCCCATGTGACAGGTGTTATTGCGCTAATGCTCTCTCATAAGATACCCACTAAAAATGTAAGGAAAATATTGAGGATTTATTCAAAAGATTTAGGAATGCCAGGTTATGATACTTTATATGGATTTGGTAGAATAGATGCTTTTTATGCCCTTGGAGGAGGTGATACAATAGGACCTTCTATTTTAAACACAACAATATGGACAGACACAAATTTTCCTGGTCCTTTTCCTATATGGTCTGAGATTAAAGATCTTTTTGGTTTAAAAAATAAAAAATTGTTTTATAGATTTAATAGTGAACCATGGGATTCAGTTTCTCCTTGCGATTCTTTTTTATATAAATTCTTATTTTTAATTCCTAATGTTAATACTCCTACCTTTATAAGATACTATTTAAAAGCAAAAGACCTTTCAGATAATATATCTTTTGACCCTGAAAATGCACCAACAATTTCATACGGTTTTTTTGTTAATGTATTGAATATTGAGGAAAATGTCAAAAAAGAAGAAAATAAAATTATAATTTTTTATGATATAACCGGAAGAAAAATAAATGAAAATTTAAGAAAAAGAAAAATTTATTTCATAAAGGAAAAAACAAAATTTAAAAAAATTATTACCTTTTAAGCTCTATAATGAAAAAAGTATAACCATTTTGTGGCAAAACATTTTCCCTTTGTAATGTATATGTATGAGAACCTGCACCGGGTTCATCATAAGTTACAAGCGTTACACCGAAATAACCCCATTGACCAGACCAAATATCATAAAATCCACCTCCGCAAGCACTTGCTATAGGTGTTCCATCTCTTAAAACTCTTATAAATCCATCAACAGCCCCACCAGAAGCATTAGTCTGTAAGTGAGCATATATTAAAACAACAGAACCATCTTCTCCTGTTCCATGTGATGTATAATTAAGCGTTGCAACATTATTCCAGCTTATCCCCGAGGGTTCATAATAACT
This genomic window from candidate division WOR-3 bacterium contains:
- a CDS encoding amidohydrolase family protein, with amino-acid sequence MKKKFIISLLVSLLYSNIQIPGEPQKGYLALVNGFIHTVTNGDIENGQILIRDGKIIDLGKEIKIPENSVIIDLKGNHVYPGFIDANSIIGLIEISSIEATLDYAEVLDFNPNVRAEVAINPDSELLPVTRANGILISNVVPQGGIITGSSSVIMLDGWTNEDMVLKSISGIHLKWPSKKEFSYRFYMRPKSEEELLKEYEEKVKKIKEFFEDAYSYLKAKYSDKKLSEVYDTDERFEAMVPLLKGEIPLFIHADEYYEVRDALDFFGNFKNLKLILVGGYDSWRLAYELKSKNIPVIITGIHTNPVREDEPYDEPFTLPYKLYKEGVKFCIAGSGSAFSASNARNLPYKVSTACAFGLPLEEGIKSITIYAAEILGISDRVGSIEKGKDATLIVTDGNPLDIKTNVLMAFIQGKKVDLESKHTLLFKKYLKKYKISGFISDTP
- a CDS encoding S8 family peptidase; translation: MCKVTLFLFTLLGIIKIEEVKKNSSLYVENQILIKLKKGVKEDEFFSKNGLKILRKSQYGNFYTVFTEENIEKMIDKLKTESEVMYVQPNVKWYITLHNIKWIPNDPYLSYQWHFSKIKLFQAWDIEQGGKSEIKVGVLDTGCAFEDFPVPNYERDEVNSDWYKKAPDFDRANFINGFDFVHNDFHPNDDHGHGTFVSATIIESTNNGKGVAGIAFNITLMPIKVINSYGWGSTDWVTDGLYYAVEHGCDIINMSIASAVDPGPIFYEAIQYAYSKGVIMVAGAGNSAYREPYFPAAYREVIGVGATNSADSLTFYSNYGDTIDVVAPGGDLIDRDGNGFPDLVVQQTIGMREIGFPKPKPDTFFYVGMAGTSMATPHVTGVIALMLSHKIPTKNVRKILRIYSKDLGMPGYDTLYGFGRIDAFYALGGGDTIGPSILNTTIWTDTNFPGPFPIWSEIKDLFGLKNKKLFYRFNSEPWDSVSPCDSFLYKFLFLIPNVNTPTFIRYYLKAKDLSDNISFDPENAPTISYGFFVNVLNIEENVKKEENKIIIFYDITGRKINENLRKRKIYFIKEKTKFKKIITF